The Streptomyces sp. NBC_01268 genome segment CTGCATCTCGGCGGGCCGCAGGGGCCTGGAGGTGGAGCTCGCCCCGCAGGACCTGGCGGCCCTCACGCAGGCGGTGCTGGCGCCGATCGGCCGCGGCTGAGCCGACGGGCCGTCGGGCCGTCGGGCGTGCGGGCGGTCCCCGTCAGGCGCCGGGCAGCGGAGGCCAGGCCTCGTCCTCGGGCTCCGGGTCGCGGGGGCCGAAGAGCGCGGTCAGCGCGAGGTGCACGATCATCGCGGCGACGGGCCACGCCAGCATCGCAGCGGCCGCCATGTTGAGCTCCAGCGGCGCCTGGAAGTCGACGTTGGGTCCGACCGCCTTGGCGTGGGCGACGACGTCGCGGTCGGGCCCGAGCCAGACCCCGGTGCCCCAGGCGAGGAGCGAGCCGAGGACACCGCCGAGGGCGAGACCCAGGACGAGGGCGATGCCGCCGTGCCGGTGGACGAGGAAGACGACGGCCGCGGCGACCGCGCCGAAGCCGAGGGCCAGCAGGACGAACGTTCCGTCCATGCCGATCGCCGCCTCCCCCTCGCTGTTGCGGAGGAAGACCGCCTTGCCGTCGGAGATCAGGGTGACCCTCGGCGCGAGCCACAGCCACAGCAGTCCGAGCAGGGCACCCGCCACGCCGGAGACGGCGGCCACCACGGCGGCCTGCCGCAGCTCGGTGCCGGTGCTCGGGGCACCGTCCGGTGCGGGCTGCGCGGGGTAGGGCGCGGGCCACTGGGAGTCGTGCGGCGGCTGGTGCGGCGGAGTCAGAGGTGCGGTCACCATGCCATCGTGCCAGGTGTGCCTGTGCGCCGCCTCAGCGGACCGCCGCCCGACGGTACGCCCAGGTCGCGACGGCCAGCGAGAGGACGCCCACCGCCCCGCAGACGGCGAGGTCCCGGCAGACGGCCGTCCAGTCCGGGTGCGCGTCGAAGGTGCGGGCCAGGGCCTCGACCCCGTACGTGGAGGGCAGCAGGTCCCGCGCCCAGCCGATCGGGCCGGGCAGCCGGTCGGGCGGCAGGACGCCGAGCAGCAGCGCCGCCGACATCCCCAGCTGGCCGAGCAGGGTGGCCAGCTCCTGGCGCGGCGCGAGCAGGCCGAGGGCGGCGCCCAGCCCGGCGAGGGCGGCGCCGGACAGCGGCACGACCGCGGCCAGGATCCACAGGTGTCCGAGCGGCAGCCCGAACAGGACGGAGCCGGCGACGGCGGTCACGACGGTGCCGGGCACGGTGAAGGAGGCGTACGCCCCGGCCGCGCCGAGCACCACGGCGGCGGGCGGCACGGGCAGCGTGGCGTAGTGGTCGAGCCCGCCGCCGGCCCGCAGCTGCCCGAAGTACTGGGCGAGCAGGTTGAGCGCGACGAAGGCCACGACGAGGACGGCGGAGCCGGCCACCACGGCCCGCGCCTCCGTACCGCCGTCCACGACACCCCGCATCAGGACCATGATCCCGATCGACTGGAAGGTCGCGACGAAGAGCAGCGGGATACGGGAGACCCGGGCGCGCGACAGCTGCGCGCGGTACACGGCGGCGAGCGCGGGCAGCAGCCGGGCGCGCGGGGCGAGGGGCGCGGCGGTGTGGTCCTCCGCGTCCCCGGTCGGGTCGCCGAGGGCGGTGGCGGGCAGCGCCTCCGCGGGCAGGGTGCTCAACTCGTACAGCTCCTGGGATCCGACAGGTGCGACAGGTGCGACGGGCCCGGCAGGGGGGCCGGCGGGTGGGTCATGCCTTCACCAGCCCGCGGTTCTCGCCGCCGAGCGCGAGGTAGACGTCCTCCAGGCTCGGCGTCGCCAGCGTGAAGTCGTCGAGGGCGGCGAAGGCCGCTCCGCCGGTCACCGCGGCGACCGCGGCGCGCGCCTCGTCGGGGGCGAGCCGAAGGGTCCAGCGGCGTCCCGACTCCTGGGCGGACACCTGCAGCGCGGAGACCTCGGGGACCTCCAGCGGCGCCCGCTCGCGCCAGACGAGCTCGACCCGCACCTCCCCCGCGACCCGCTCCTTGAGTCCGGCGGGGGTGTCGCAGGCGATGACCCGGCCGCGGTCGATGACGGCGACGCGGTCGAGGACGGTCTCGGCCTCGATGACGTTGTGGGTGACGAGCAGCACGGTGGCGCCGTGCTCGGCGCGCCGCCGGTCGACGGCGGCCCACACGGCCCGGCGGGCGACGGGGTCCATGCCGGTGGTGGGCTCGTCGAGGACGAGGACCGGCCGCTCGCCGACGAGGGCGGCGGCGACGCAGGCGAGCCGGCGCTGGCCGCCGGAGAGCTTCTTCAGGGGGCGCCCGGCGATCTCCGCGAGGCCGAGCTCGTCGAGGACGGCGTCGCGCTCG includes the following:
- a CDS encoding ABC transporter ATP-binding protein produces the protein MCVVRDLVKTYPATRGRRGTPATPEVRATDGISLDVRGGEIFGLLGPNGAGKSTLVRQLTGLMRPDSGTVRMLGHDLVRHPERASRLLAHLGQESTALDELTVALAAETTGRLRGLGAREARAERDAVLDELGLAEIAGRPLKKLSGGQRRLACVAAALVGERPVLVLDEPTTGMDPVARRAVWAAVDRRRAEHGATVLLVTHNVIEAETVLDRVAVIDRGRVIACDTPAGLKERVAGEVRVELVWRERAPLEVPEVSALQVSAQESGRRWTLRLAPDEARAAVAAVTGGAAFAALDDFTLATPSLEDVYLALGGENRGLVKA
- a CDS encoding DUF2567 domain-containing protein; this translates as MVTAPLTPPHQPPHDSQWPAPYPAQPAPDGAPSTGTELRQAAVVAAVSGVAGALLGLLWLWLAPRVTLISDGKAVFLRNSEGEAAIGMDGTFVLLALGFGAVAAAVVFLVHRHGGIALVLGLALGGVLGSLLAWGTGVWLGPDRDVVAHAKAVGPNVDFQAPLELNMAAAAMLAWPVAAMIVHLALTALFGPRDPEPEDEAWPPLPGA
- a CDS encoding ABC transporter permease — translated: MSTLPAEALPATALGDPTGDAEDHTAAPLAPRARLLPALAAVYRAQLSRARVSRIPLLFVATFQSIGIMVLMRGVVDGGTEARAVVAGSAVLVVAFVALNLLAQYFGQLRAGGGLDHYATLPVPPAAVVLGAAGAYASFTVPGTVVTAVAGSVLFGLPLGHLWILAAVVPLSGAALAGLGAALGLLAPRQELATLLGQLGMSAALLLGVLPPDRLPGPIGWARDLLPSTYGVEALARTFDAHPDWTAVCRDLAVCGAVGVLSLAVATWAYRRAAVR